A stretch of the Panicum virgatum strain AP13 chromosome 9N, P.virgatum_v5, whole genome shotgun sequence genome encodes the following:
- the LOC120689765 gene encoding branched-chain amino acid aminotransferase 2, chloroplastic-like → MEYGVASHGALLAAAPLAGQRPRLPLSPPPSPPSIQIQNRLYSISSLPLKARPVRRCRASVASNYSQTSEIVDLDWENLGFGLVQTDYMYITKCGQDGKFSEGELVPFGPIALNPSSGVLNYGQGLFEGLKAYRKPDGSILLFRPEENALRMQTGAERMCMPAPSVEQFVDAVKQTVLANKRWVPPTGKGSLYIRPLLMGSGAVLGLAPAPEYTFIIFASPVGNYFKEGLAPINLIVEDKFHRATPGGTGSVKTIGNYASVLMAQKIAKEKGYSDVLYLDVVHKKYLEEVSSCNIFVVKGNVISTPAVKGTILPGITRKSIIDVAVSKGFQVEERLVSVDELLDADEVFCTGTAVVVSPVGSITYQGKRVEYGHQGVGVVSQQLYTSLTSLQMGQTEDWMGWTMQLN, encoded by the exons ATGGAGTACGGCGTCGCCTCTCAcggcgccctcctcgccgccgcgccgctcgcgggTCAGCGGCCCCGTCTacccctctcgccgccgccgtcaccgccgtCTATTCAG ATCCAGAATCGTCTTTATTCCATATCGTCACTCCCACTAAAGGCTAGGCCAGTGAGAAGATGCAGAGCTTCTGTAGCAAGTAACTACTC GCAAACATCTGAAATAGTTGATTTGGACTGGGAGAACCTTGGTTTTGGGCTTGTTCAAACTGACTACATGTACATTACAAAATGCGGGCAGGATGGAAAATTTTCtgagggtgaattggtgccgtTTGGACCCATAGCACTGAACCCATCTTCTGGAGTCCTGAACTATGGACAG GGATTGTTTGAGGGCCTAAAGGCATATAGGAAACCTGATGGGTCCATCTTATTATTTCGCCCGGAGGAAAATGCTTTGAGGATGCAAACTGGTGCTGAGAGGATGTGCATGCCTGCCCCTTCCGTTGAGCAGTTTGTTGATGCTGTAAAACAAACCGTTCTAGCAAATAAGAGATGG GTACCTCCTACTGGCAAAGGTTCTCTGTATATTAGACCTCTACTTATGGGAAGTGGGGCTGTTCTTGGTCTGGCACCTGCTCCGGAGTATACATTTATTATATTTGCCTCCCCTGTTGGTAACTACTTTAAG GAAGGTTTAGCACCAATAAATTTGATAGTTGAAGACAAGTTTCATCGTGCCACTCCTGGTGGAACTGGAAGTGTGAAGACCATTGGAAATTATGCTTCG GTGTTGATGGCACAGAAaattgcaaaggagaaaggTTATTCTGATGTTCTCTACTTGGATGTGGTTCACAAaaaatatcttgaagaagtttcttcatgtAATATTTTTGTTGTCAAG GGCAATGTTATTTCTACTCCAGCAGTAAAAGGAACAATATTACCTGGCATCACAAGGAAAAGTATAATTGATGTTGCTGTGAGCAAGGGCTTCCAG GTTGAGGAGCGGCTTGTGTCCGTGGATGAATTGCTTGATGCTGATGAAGTGTTCTGCACGGGAACTGCTGTTGTAGTGTCTCCTGTTGGGAGTATCACATATCAAGGGAAAAG GGTGGAATATGGGCACCAAGGTGTTGGCGTCGTGTCTCAGCAGCTGTATACTTCACTGACGAGTCTCCAGATGGGTCAAACAGAGGACTGGATGGGCTGGACTATGCAACTGAACTAG
- the LOC120689123 gene encoding uncharacterized protein LOC120689123: MVHADPDVSVAAIIEAIHGFTNYRVKYGKAWRAKQHAIAMLWGDWKEAYGRVPKILNAIAHFNSGTKWCIHSTGRQEMHKGSMRLVMKRAYWCFPQCVEAFKHCKPVISVDSTFLTGKYRGALLIATGMDGEDRLIPLAFSLVEGENNDSWSWFLHLIHRDVVGQDRKVCIISDRHQGILNAVEDHMEGYHPIVHRWCMRHFAAIVEYTFYKVNSYFVHRWEKANQQIASRPNQDL, encoded by the exons ATGGTTCATGCGGACCCTGATGTATCTGTAGCGGCTATTATTGAAGCTATTCATGGTTTTACAAATTATCGGGTAAAATATGGAAAGGCTTGGAGGGCTAAGCAGCATGCTATAGCAATGTTGTGGGGCGACTGGAAAGAGGCGTATGGAAGGGTACCAAAAATATTAAATGCAATTGCACACTTCAACTCGGGGACAAAGTGGTGCATTCATAGCACAGGCAGGCAAGAGATGCACAAGGGTTCCATGAGGCTTGTAATGAAACGTGCATATTGGTGCTTCCCACAATGTGTAGAGGCATTCAAGCATTGCAAACCTGTTATAAGTGTGGATAGCACGTTTCTTACCGGGAAGTACCGCGGGGCATTGTTGATTGCAACAGGCATGGATGGTGAGGATCGTTTGATCCCGCTAGCATTTTCTTTGGTTGAGGGTGAAAACAACGACAGCTGGTCATGGTTCTTGCATTTGATCCATAGAGATGTTGTTGGACAGGATCGTAAGGTGTGCATTATCTCGGACCGGCATCAAGGAATTCTTAATGCAGTTGAGGACCACATGGAAGGCTACCATCCAATTGTGCATAGGTGGTGTATGAGACACTTCGCAG CCATTGTGGAGTACACGTTCTACAAGGTGAATTCATACTTTGTGCATAGATGGGAGAAAGCAAACCAGCAAATAGCTTCTAGGCCAAACCAAGATCTATAG
- the LOC120689779 gene encoding UDP-N-acetylmuramoyl-L-alanyl-D-glutamate--2,6-diaminopimelate ligase MurE homolog, chloroplastic, whose translation MATAPLAFRFPFPFPSASRPPPPRTLAPPAPRRLPPRLAAAATRRFRPPTADDEPPEAAEDSSHGLNRYDQLARSVERARSRQPEITPDHPLFSSPSSAGGAGGGSYDPDDEFFDEIDRAIAEKREEFTRRGLIKPSPASPPSSQTQPEDEVLADELSPEEVIDLDEIRKLQGLSVVSVADEEDEEAEGGEDEDGHDGLPLDEDEEGFDVAEELGLEGARMRQPAFRMTLAELLDESKLVPVAVTGDQDVALAGVQSDASLVAAGDLFVCVGEEGLAGLTEADKRGAVAVVADQDVNIEGTLACRALVIVDDIVTALRVLPACLYRRPSVDMAVIGVTGTDGVTTTTHLIKAVYESMGVRTGMVGVLGAYAFGSNKLEARPDASGDPIAVQKLMATMLHNGAEAVVLETATDGMPPSGVDSDIDYDIAVLTNVRHTDGEDSMTYEEYMSSMASLFSRMVDPERHRKVVNIDDPSAPFFAAHGGHDVPVVTYSFENKKADVHTLKYQLSLFETEVLVQTPHGILEISSGLLGRDNIYNILATVAVGIAVVAPLEDIVRGIEEVDAIPGRCELIDEEQAFGVIVDHARTPEALSRLLDGVRELGPRRIVTVVGCCGEKERGKRPVMTKIAADKSDVVMLTSDNPANEDPLDILDDMLAGVGWTMEEYLKHGANDYYPPLQNGHRLFLHDIRRVAVRAAVAMGEQGDVVVITGKGNDTYQIEGDKSEFFDDREECREALQYVDQLHRAGIDTSEFPWRLPESH comes from the exons ATGGCTACGGCGCCCCTTGCCTTccgcttccccttccccttcccttccGCGTCACGCCCGCCTCCTCCCAGGACCCTGGCCCCGCcggccccgcgccgcctccctccgcgcctcgccgccgcggccacgcgaCGGTTCCGTCCGCCCACCGCGGATGACGAGCCCCCAGAGGCCGCGGAGGATTCGTCCCACGGCCTCAACCGCTACGACCAGCTTGCGCGCAGCGTCGAGCGCGCCCGGAGCCGGCAGCCCGAGATCACCCCCGACCACCCGCTCTTCTCGTCCCCCtcctcggccggcggcgcaggcggcgggagCTACGACCCCGACGACGAGTTCTTCGACGAGATCGACCGCGCCATTGCCGAGAAGAGGGAGGAGTTCACGCGGCGTGGGCTCATCAAGCCGTCCCCTgcttcgccgccgtcgtcgcagaCGCAGCCCGAGGACGAGGTCCTCGCCGACGAGCTCTCCCCCGAGGAGGTGATCGACCTCGACGAGATTCGGAAGCTGCAGGGACTCAGTGTTGTGTCCGTggcggacgaggaggacgaggaggccgaggggggCGAGGACGAGGATGGACACGATGGCTTGCCGCTCGACGAGGATGAGGAAGGCTTCGATGTGGCCGAGGAGCTCGGGCTCGAAGGGGCCAGGATGCGGCAGCCGGCCTTCCGCATGACGCTTGCCGAGCTCCTCGACGAGAGCAAGCTCGTCCCGGTGGCCGTGACGGGAGACCAGGATGTCGCGCTTGCGGGGGTGCAGAGCGACGCCAGCCTCGTGGCAGCGGGTGACCTCTTTGTGTGCGTGGGAgaggaggggctcgccggcCTCACCGAGGCCGACAAGCGAGGGGCCGTTGCCGTCGTAGCTGACCAGGACGTCAACATCGAGGGCACCCTGGCCTGCCGCGCGCTGGTCATTGTGGATGACATTGTGACCGCGCTCCGCGTGCTCCCTGCCTGCCTCTACAGGCGGCCGTCCGTGGACATGGCGGTCATAGGTGTCACTGGCACGGATGGGGTCACCACCACAACTCACCTGATCAAAGCAGTGTACGAGTCCATGGGGGTGAGGACTGGCATGGTGGGCGTTCTTGGGGCCTATGCTTTCGGCAGCAACAAGCTTGAAGCACGACCTGATGCATCTGGTGATCCCATTGCCGTGCAGAAGCTGATGGCAACAATGTTGCACAATGGCGCCGAGGCAGTTGTGTTGGAGACAGCCACTGATGGGATGCCTCCATCTGGTGTGGACAGTGATATAGATTATGATATTGCCGTGCTGACTAATGTTAGGCACACTGATGGGGAGGATAGCATGACATATGAGGAGTATATGAGCAGCATGGCTTCCTTGTTCTCCAGAATGGTGGACCCTGAGCGCCATCGTAAAGTGGTAAACATCGATGATCCAAGTGCCCCATTCTTCGCTGCACATGGGGGGCATGATGTCCCTGTGGTGACATATTCGTTTGAGAACAAGAAGGCTGATGTGCACACTCTCAAATACCAGCTTTCCCTGTTTGAGACAGAGGTTTTGGTACAGACACCGCATGGGATCCTCGAGATCTCCTCAGGGCTGCTTGGAAGGGATAACATCTACAACATCCTTGCAACTGTGGCAGTTGGTATTGCAGTGGTTGCACCACTGGAGGACATAGTCAGGGGCATAGAAGAGGTGGATGCTATCCCAGGCCGGTGTGAGCTAATTGATGAGGAGCAAGCGTTCGGGGTAATTGTTGATCATGCGAGGACACCAGAAGCTTTGTCGAGGCTTCTGGATGGTGTAAGGGAGCTGGGCCCACGCCGGATCGTCACTG TTGTTGGATGTTGTGGTGAGAAAGAAAGAGGGAAGAGGCCGGTGATGACAAAGATTGCAGCTGATAAAAGTGATGTTGTCATGTTGACATCAGACAATCCTGCAAATGAAGATCCAT TGGATATCCTTGATGATATGTTGGCGGGTGTAGGCTGGACCATGGAAGAATACTTGAAACATGGTGCTAACGATTATTATCCACCCCTTCAAAATGGACATAGGCTCTTCTTACATGACATTAGAAGAGTTGCAGTGCGAGCTGCTGTTGCAATGGGCGAACAAGGCGACGTGGTG GTTATCACTGGCAAAGGGAACGACACTTATCAGATTGAAGGTGATAAAAGTGAGTTTTTTGATGACAGGGAAGAGTGCCGAGAAGCATTACAATATGTTGATCAGTTGCATCGAGCTGGAATTGACACCTCAGAGTTCCCTTGGCG GTTACCAGAAAGCCACTGA